From a single Bryobacter aggregatus MPL3 genomic region:
- a CDS encoding cupin domain-containing protein yields MEFCTAATRTAKRGPDNYFTGEVWLEPLAQTPLMDVQMVRVSFSPGARTAWHTHPGGQILYVSSGRGLIQKEGEPVRAISAGDTVVIAAGEKHWHGAAPDCAMQHLAVQPLIGGSGADWLELVTDDDYGG; encoded by the coding sequence GTGGAATTCTGCACTGCGGCGACAAGAACGGCCAAACGCGGGCCTGACAATTACTTCACCGGCGAAGTCTGGTTGGAGCCTTTAGCGCAAACTCCACTCATGGATGTGCAGATGGTGCGCGTGAGTTTCTCGCCAGGAGCAAGAACGGCCTGGCACACGCATCCCGGTGGGCAAATCCTCTACGTAAGTTCTGGAAGAGGACTCATCCAGAAAGAGGGAGAGCCCGTGCGGGCGATCAGTGCTGGAGACACTGTCGTCATCGCGGCCGGGGAAAAGCACTGGCATGGCGCAGCGCCGGACTGTGCAATGCAACATCTGGCAGTACAACCGCTCATCGGCGGCAGCGGCGCCGATTGGCTGGAACTCGTTACGGACGATGACTATGGAGGATAG
- a CDS encoding glycosyltransferase, with translation MNLVLWLLALGVVVYCFLVLVAVYRYLSVLPPAAATLPISILKPLKGVDLGLDENLRSFFSQSYAGDWELVFAIADENDPAAALVRTFQLAFPQVDSRLLIVGSSPYQNAKVWSLEKLCEAARYDVVVMSDSDIRVTPQMLDTIAAEFAADPKLGVATCPYRAVGGPSPWSQTEALGMNTEFIAGVLVARMLEGMRFTLGPTVAARQQAIADAGGWAGLEKYLAEDFVLGQRVTAKGWNSILSSYVVEHRIGSESMATNFAHRLRWNRSTRRSRPLGYLGQFFTNPLPVFLAVWPLTGFELGFLGAALMLRFTVAFATQNGVLNENFHPRYFYQLPLQDLLSFAFWLAGFFGNTIHWRGCSYRLHADGTFTLLQAD, from the coding sequence ATGAACCTCGTCTTATGGCTGCTGGCACTGGGAGTAGTGGTTTACTGCTTCCTGGTGCTGGTGGCCGTGTATCGTTATCTCAGTGTGCTGCCTCCCGCGGCGGCCACTCTTCCCATCAGCATCCTCAAGCCGCTCAAGGGTGTCGATCTCGGCCTGGACGAGAATCTGCGCAGCTTCTTCAGCCAGTCCTACGCAGGGGATTGGGAACTCGTCTTCGCTATCGCCGATGAAAACGATCCGGCTGCAGCGCTGGTGAGAACGTTCCAGTTGGCCTTTCCTCAGGTGGACTCCCGGCTTCTCATCGTCGGTTCCTCTCCCTACCAGAACGCAAAGGTCTGGAGTCTCGAAAAGCTCTGTGAGGCGGCTCGCTACGACGTTGTGGTCATGTCCGACTCGGACATTCGTGTCACGCCACAGATGCTCGACACCATTGCCGCCGAATTCGCGGCAGACCCCAAGCTCGGTGTCGCCACTTGCCCCTACCGTGCCGTCGGCGGCCCCAGTCCTTGGTCCCAAACCGAAGCGCTTGGCATGAACACAGAGTTCATCGCTGGCGTATTGGTTGCCCGGATGTTAGAAGGAATGCGCTTCACCCTGGGGCCAACGGTCGCGGCTCGTCAGCAGGCGATTGCCGATGCCGGAGGCTGGGCGGGTCTCGAAAAGTACCTGGCCGAAGACTTCGTGCTTGGCCAACGAGTGACCGCCAAGGGCTGGAACTCGATCCTCTCCAGTTATGTGGTGGAGCACCGCATTGGTTCCGAATCGATGGCGACAAACTTTGCCCATCGTCTCCGCTGGAATCGTTCGACGCGCCGCTCGCGCCCCCTGGGCTATCTCGGCCAGTTCTTCACGAATCCGCTGCCGGTCTTCCTCGCTGTCTGGCCGCTCACGGGCTTTGAACTCGGCTTTCTCGGTGCTGCATTGATGCTCCGCTTTACGGTCGCCTTCGCGACGCAAAACGGCGTCCTCAACGAGAACTTCCACCCACGCTACTTCTACCAGTTGCCCTTGCAGGATCTGCTCAGCTTCGCCTTCTGGCTGGCCGGTTTCTTCGGTAACACGATCCACTGGCGTGGCTGCAGCTACCGGCTCCATGCCGATGGCACCTTTACGCTGCTTCAAGCAGACTAA
- a CDS encoding PIG-L family deacetylase, with amino-acid sequence MQSISAPVAIYPPPPTQTSVLLVTAHPDDEYYCAATVYRLAREMGGTVDQLIITDGAGGHRFAALAGHFYGLDLAEGGKDHHKLPSIRREESLRAGKLLGVRATEFLGQPDPGYTRCEKVACKSWQVKTVRDRIADRLQTHSYDFVFVLAPRPEEHGHHQAVATLVREAIALQPVDQRPVLIAVEPGHSSQHPIAMSGNALPAYQFSRSRAVSKAECLTYSVIVNWLIAEHKSQGLFQLESGRHDVERLWLLDPEQEARSRAQRLFSLLEAA; translated from the coding sequence TTGCAGAGTATTTCCGCCCCCGTTGCGATCTATCCCCCACCTCCAACACAGACGTCCGTGTTGCTTGTTACCGCGCACCCGGACGATGAATACTACTGCGCGGCAACGGTCTACCGGCTCGCTCGTGAGATGGGAGGAACGGTCGATCAACTCATCATCACGGACGGAGCGGGAGGCCATCGCTTTGCAGCCTTGGCCGGTCATTTTTATGGACTCGATCTTGCCGAAGGCGGCAAGGATCATCACAAGCTTCCGTCGATCCGCCGGGAAGAATCGCTGCGCGCTGGGAAACTGCTGGGGGTACGGGCAACCGAGTTCCTCGGGCAGCCTGACCCGGGTTATACGCGTTGCGAAAAGGTGGCCTGCAAGTCCTGGCAAGTGAAGACGGTACGGGATCGCATTGCGGACCGGCTGCAAACGCATAGCTATGATTTTGTTTTTGTACTGGCGCCGCGGCCGGAAGAACATGGTCATCATCAGGCGGTGGCGACCTTGGTGCGCGAAGCCATTGCCCTGCAGCCCGTGGATCAGCGTCCAGTGCTGATCGCCGTCGAGCCGGGACATTCGTCGCAACATCCGATTGCGATGTCCGGCAATGCCCTGCCCGCTTATCAGTTCTCGCGCAGCCGCGCCGTCAGCAAGGCGGAGTGCCTGACCTATAGCGTGATTGTGAACTGGCTGATTGCCGAGCACAAGTCGCAGGGACTGTTCCAGTTGGAATCGGGCCGGCACGATGTGGAACGTCTGTGGCTGCTCGATCCCGAGCAGGAAGCACGCAGCCGCGCGCAACGCCTGTTTAGTCTGCTTGAAGCAGCGTAA